A genomic region of Rhodanobacter sp. contains the following coding sequences:
- a CDS encoding type 1 glutamine amidotransferase family protein, producing the protein MRDTVYFLVFDGYADWQAALALCEIRRPGDWQVQAVGFSMAPVTSMGGLAVQPERTLAQIDLARAALLILPGGHLWSRGEGLAAVAAARRVHAAGAPVAGIADGVLALARAGLLDHCRHTGNHAGHIDAHVPDYRGAEQYDATVLAVSDGGTLTASEFGSVEFAREVIRTLDLYNASDREHWFRLYKHAMPPPWLAGISAAAA; encoded by the coding sequence ATGCGCGACACGGTTTACTTCCTCGTTTTCGACGGCTATGCCGACTGGCAGGCCGCGCTGGCGCTGTGCGAGATCCGCCGCCCCGGCGACTGGCAGGTGCAGGCGGTGGGCTTCTCGATGGCGCCGGTGACCTCGATGGGCGGCCTCGCGGTGCAGCCCGAACGGACGCTGGCGCAGATCGACCTGGCTCGCGCGGCGCTGCTGATCCTGCCCGGCGGCCACCTGTGGTCGCGCGGCGAAGGGCTGGCTGCGGTCGCCGCCGCGCGCCGCGTGCATGCGGCCGGTGCGCCGGTGGCCGGCATCGCCGACGGCGTGCTGGCGCTGGCCCGCGCCGGCCTGCTCGACCACTGCCGGCACACCGGCAACCACGCCGGCCACATCGACGCGCACGTGCCCGACTACCGCGGCGCCGAACAGTACGACGCCACCGTGCTGGCGGTGAGCGACGGCGGCACGCTCACCGCCAGCGAATTCGGCAGCGTGGAGTTCGCGCGCGAGGTGATCCGCACGCTCGACCTCTACAACGCCAGCGACCGCGAGCACTGGTTCCGCCTCTACAAGCACGCCATGCCGCCGCCGTGGCTGGCCGGCATTTCCGCGGCGGCGGCATGA
- a CDS encoding cupin domain-containing protein has translation MSKPILNLDELEAIPLDVLNRQYGGNPMPAKFGGALAPIGQRLGAQKLGYNLTTVPPGMRAFPFHAHRVNEEMFFVIEGTGEVRIGHETWPIRAGDVICCPPGGPETAHQIANTGEVALRYLAVSTSQTPEICEYPDSGKFAAMHAGGKDADGKPQGFRHVGRAADGRDYWDGE, from the coding sequence ATGAGCAAACCCATCCTCAACCTCGACGAACTCGAAGCCATCCCGCTCGACGTGCTGAACCGGCAGTACGGCGGCAACCCGATGCCAGCGAAGTTCGGCGGCGCGCTGGCGCCGATCGGCCAGCGCCTCGGCGCGCAGAAGCTCGGCTACAACCTCACCACGGTGCCGCCGGGCATGCGCGCGTTTCCGTTCCACGCGCACCGCGTCAACGAGGAGATGTTCTTCGTGATCGAGGGCACGGGCGAAGTACGGATCGGCCACGAGACCTGGCCGATCCGCGCCGGCGACGTGATCTGCTGCCCGCCCGGCGGGCCGGAAACCGCGCACCAGATCGCCAACACCGGCGAGGTCGCGCTGCGCTACCTCGCGGTGTCCACCAGCCAGACCCCGGAAATCTGCGAATACCCGGATTCCGGCAAGTTCGCCGCGATGCATGCCGGCGGCAAGGACGCGGACGGCAAGCCGCAGGGTTTCCGCCACGTGGGCCGGGCCGCCGACGGCCGCGACTACTGGGACGGCGAGTAA
- a CDS encoding YafY family protein produces the protein MRRADRLFLIIHALRGRRTALPARNLAETLGVSLRTVYRDVADLQLSGVPIEGEAGVGYVLRKGSDIPPLMFTADELESLVVGTRFVRAFAGDRLAAGAQAALLKIEAVLPPELRERAARTRIYAPVWRDQGRADFALLIDRLHAAIEQRDVLRLDYRDEGGQPSLREVEPLCLAFWGGKWTLGAWCRLRGDFRNFRPDRIHASEATGETFAEVRGRSLDDYLRAVGGSQVGMS, from the coding sequence ATGCGACGCGCCGACCGCCTGTTCCTCATCATTCATGCCCTGCGCGGTCGCCGCACCGCGCTGCCGGCGCGCAACCTCGCCGAGACGCTGGGCGTGTCGCTGCGCACGGTCTATCGCGACGTGGCCGACCTGCAGCTTTCCGGCGTGCCGATCGAGGGCGAGGCCGGCGTCGGCTACGTGCTGCGCAAGGGCTCGGACATCCCGCCGCTGATGTTTACCGCCGACGAACTCGAATCGCTGGTGGTGGGCACGCGCTTTGTGCGCGCGTTCGCGGGCGACCGGCTCGCCGCCGGCGCGCAGGCGGCGCTGCTGAAGATCGAAGCCGTGCTGCCGCCCGAGTTGCGCGAGCGCGCCGCGCGCACGCGCATCTACGCGCCGGTGTGGCGCGACCAGGGCCGTGCCGATTTCGCGCTGCTGATCGACCGCCTGCACGCGGCGATCGAGCAGCGCGACGTATTGCGCCTGGACTACCGCGACGAAGGCGGCCAGCCCAGCCTGCGCGAGGTGGAGCCGCTCTGCCTCGCGTTCTGGGGCGGCAAGTGGACGCTGGGCGCGTGGTGCCGCCTGCGCGGCGATTTCCGCAATTTCCGCCCCGACCGCATCCACGCCAGCGAAGCCACCGGCGAAACCTTCGCCGAAGTGCGGGGGCGCAGCCTCGACGATTACCTGCGCGCGGTGGGCGGCAGCCAGGTGGGCATGAGCTGA
- a CDS encoding DUF885 family protein, translating to MTKILPLAVATVLAVAAGLPPVRAAAATGAVPAGTADARFERIYTAEWAWRTGQSGISASGESQPNDGRLDDVDAASQQQRLDYWRKVMKQLGTIDVRQLSPENRVNYAVYREQIRNFVADQAFKNWQMPFNSDSAFWSDIGDDLGGDHLRTVDDYRRYLDRLGEIPHYFQQQIDNMRLGLKRGFSVPREVLTGRDKSIAAVADLTDPTASSFYAPFERMPANIPDDEAQALRGEALQRIRDQVIPAYANLLKFFDDEYVPQARTTLAAEALPDGKAYYRQQLREYTTLDLTPEQIHQIGLQQVAKIHAEMLEVMKQTGFKGSFADFLNYLRTDPQFYAKTPQELLDKTAWVAKEVDGQIGKFFGHLPRERFTIVPVPADIAPYYTSGRGGADAYLVNTYDLKARALYNMPALTLHESYPGHSLQLELAEEDHSQPAFRRDGYISAYGEGWGLYSEYLGNEMGIYRTPYQKFGFLTYQMWRACRLVVDTGIHHFGWTRQQAIDYLTENTALSKLEIANEVDRYISWPGQADSYELGYLTILRLRAKAEKALGDKFDIRAFHDTVLSTGSVPLPVLEQRIDRFIAEGGPEPDYGGDGAKDKGASGAP from the coding sequence GTGACCAAGATTCTGCCGCTGGCCGTCGCCACCGTATTGGCCGTCGCCGCCGGCCTGCCGCCGGTGCGGGCCGCGGCGGCAACCGGTGCCGTTCCGGCGGGCACCGCCGATGCGCGCTTCGAGCGGATCTACACCGCCGAATGGGCATGGCGCACCGGGCAGTCCGGCATCAGCGCCTCGGGCGAATCGCAGCCGAACGACGGCCGCCTCGACGACGTGGACGCAGCCAGCCAGCAGCAGCGCCTCGACTACTGGCGCAAGGTGATGAAGCAGCTCGGCACGATCGACGTGCGGCAGCTCTCGCCGGAAAACCGGGTGAACTACGCGGTGTACCGCGAGCAGATCCGCAACTTCGTCGCCGACCAGGCATTCAAGAACTGGCAGATGCCGTTCAATAGCGACTCGGCGTTCTGGAGCGACATCGGCGACGACCTGGGCGGCGACCACCTGCGCACGGTGGACGACTATCGCCGCTACCTCGACCGCCTCGGCGAGATCCCGCACTACTTCCAGCAGCAGATCGACAACATGCGGCTGGGCCTGAAGCGCGGCTTCAGCGTGCCGCGCGAAGTGCTGACCGGCCGCGACAAGTCCATCGCCGCGGTGGCCGACCTCACCGACCCCACCGCCAGCAGCTTCTACGCGCCGTTCGAGCGGATGCCCGCGAACATTCCGGACGACGAGGCGCAGGCGCTGCGCGGCGAGGCGCTGCAGCGCATCCGCGACCAGGTGATCCCCGCCTACGCGAACCTGCTGAAATTCTTCGACGACGAATACGTGCCGCAGGCGCGCACCACGCTGGCCGCCGAAGCGTTGCCGGACGGCAAGGCGTACTACCGCCAGCAGCTGCGCGAATACACCACGCTCGACCTCACGCCCGAGCAGATCCACCAGATCGGCCTGCAGCAGGTGGCGAAGATCCACGCCGAGATGCTGGAGGTGATGAAGCAGACCGGCTTCAAGGGCAGCTTCGCCGACTTCCTCAACTACCTGCGCACCGACCCGCAGTTCTACGCCAAGACGCCGCAGGAGCTGCTGGACAAGACCGCGTGGGTAGCCAAGGAAGTGGACGGCCAGATCGGCAAGTTCTTCGGCCACCTGCCGCGCGAGCGCTTCACCATCGTGCCGGTGCCGGCCGACATCGCGCCGTACTACACCTCCGGTCGCGGCGGCGCCGACGCCTACCTGGTCAACACCTACGACCTGAAGGCGCGTGCGCTGTACAACATGCCGGCGCTGACCCTGCATGAAAGCTACCCCGGCCATTCGCTGCAGCTCGAACTAGCCGAGGAGGACCACAGCCAGCCGGCCTTCCGCCGCGACGGCTACATCTCCGCCTACGGCGAGGGCTGGGGCCTGTACTCGGAATACCTCGGCAACGAGATGGGCATCTACCGGACGCCCTACCAGAAGTTCGGCTTCCTCACCTACCAGATGTGGCGCGCCTGCCGCCTGGTGGTCGACACCGGCATCCACCACTTCGGCTGGACGCGCCAGCAGGCCATCGACTACCTCACCGAAAACACCGCGCTCAGCAAGCTGGAAATCGCCAACGAGGTGGACCGCTACATCAGCTGGCCCGGCCAGGCCGACAGCTACGAGCTGGGCTACCTCACCATCCTGCGGCTGCGCGCCAAGGCGGAAAAGGCGCTGGGCGACAAGTTCGACATCCGCGCCTTCCACGACACCGTGCTGTCCACCGGCTCGGTGCCGCTGCCGGTGCTGGAACAGCGCATCGACCGCTTCATCGCCGAGGGCGGGCCGGAGCCGGATTACGGTGGCGATGGCGCGAAGGACAAGGGTGCATCGGGCGCTCCCTGA
- a CDS encoding MbcA/ParS/Xre antitoxin family protein translates to MGAHASRVAEASPRFSAADAALAAPALRSFFRLAEHWDLRVAEQRKLLGDPPESTFYKWKREQAGGLGRDTLERISYLLGIWKALQILFPDPAQADAWLRKPNAAPLFGGHSALERMLSGNVADLFVVRQYLDAQRG, encoded by the coding sequence ATGGGCGCACATGCAAGCCGTGTTGCCGAAGCCTCGCCGCGCTTCTCGGCTGCCGATGCGGCCTTGGCTGCGCCCGCGCTGCGCAGCTTCTTCCGCCTCGCCGAGCACTGGGACCTGCGCGTGGCCGAACAGCGCAAGCTGCTCGGCGATCCGCCCGAGTCCACCTTCTACAAGTGGAAGCGCGAGCAGGCCGGCGGCCTGGGCCGCGACACGCTGGAGCGCATCAGCTACCTGCTGGGCATCTGGAAGGCGCTGCAGATCCTGTTTCCCGATCCGGCGCAGGCCGACGCGTGGCTGCGCAAGCCGAATGCCGCGCCGCTGTTCGGCGGCCACTCCGCGCTGGAACGCATGCTGTCGGGCAACGTGGCCGACCTGTTCGTGGTACGCCAGTACCTGGACGCGCAGCGCGGCTGA
- a CDS encoding RES family NAD+ phosphorylase yields MPADLPPVRRIRWSHAYRIVPSRFPPVGVYDRIADPADLDALFAIEALTNPRLREEAGALKLVPKEHRISGPGATPVMAAFTHLNPEGSRFSDGSWGVFYAAHSVATAVEETVYHRERFLAATREPACEIQMRCYRTRIDSRLHDIRGGWKKEHDADVYTASVKLARTLREGGSNGIVYDSVRDRGGECVAAFRPDAVAPCVQALHLIYRWDGTRIALVLEVSELARNMPGEKR; encoded by the coding sequence ATGCCCGCCGATCTGCCACCCGTCCGCCGCATCCGCTGGAGCCACGCGTACCGCATCGTGCCCAGCCGCTTTCCGCCGGTGGGCGTGTACGACCGCATTGCCGATCCGGCCGACCTCGACGCGCTGTTCGCCATCGAGGCGTTGACCAATCCGCGCCTGCGTGAGGAGGCCGGTGCGCTGAAGCTGGTGCCGAAGGAGCACCGCATCAGTGGCCCCGGCGCTACGCCGGTGATGGCGGCCTTCACCCATCTGAACCCGGAAGGCAGCCGTTTTTCCGACGGCAGCTGGGGCGTGTTCTACGCCGCGCACAGCGTGGCCACGGCGGTGGAGGAAACCGTCTACCACCGCGAGCGTTTCCTCGCGGCGACCCGTGAACCGGCGTGCGAGATCCAGATGCGTTGCTACCGCACCCGCATCGACAGCCGCCTGCACGACATCCGCGGCGGCTGGAAGAAGGAGCATGACGCGGACGTCTATACGGCCAGCGTCAAGCTCGCGCGCACGCTGCGCGAGGGCGGTTCCAACGGCATCGTCTACGACAGCGTGCGTGACCGCGGCGGCGAATGCGTGGCCGCGTTCCGGCCCGACGCGGTGGCGCCTTGCGTGCAGGCGCTGCACCTGATCTATCGTTGGGACGGCACACGCATCGCGCTGGTGCTGGAAGTGTCCGAACTCGCACGCAACATGCCTGGGGAGAAACGATGA
- a CDS encoding SGNH/GDSL hydrolase family protein has product MKRWLILLFALLPLCASARTAENHAQWNADIAAFERADRAQPPPAGAVLFIGSSSIRFWKTLASDFPEVRTINRGFGGSEIADSTYFADRIVAPYHPRAIVMYAGDNDIEAGNSPEQVRDDFAAFVRKARAVDPGVPIAFIAIKPSMARKALLPQIRAANDLVRTYAATQQQVAYLDVFTPMLGKDGQPQAKWFIQDGLHMNRTGYELWIGIVRPWVDAHGR; this is encoded by the coding sequence ATGAAACGCTGGCTGATCCTGCTGTTCGCCCTGCTGCCGCTGTGCGCCTCCGCGCGCACGGCCGAAAACCACGCGCAATGGAACGCCGACATCGCCGCGTTCGAGCGGGCCGACCGCGCGCAGCCGCCGCCGGCCGGCGCGGTGCTGTTCATCGGCAGCTCGTCGATCCGCTTCTGGAAGACGCTGGCCAGCGATTTCCCCGAAGTGCGCACCATCAACCGCGGCTTCGGCGGCTCGGAGATCGCCGACAGCACCTATTTCGCCGACCGCATCGTGGCGCCGTACCATCCCCGCGCCATCGTGATGTACGCCGGCGACAACGACATCGAAGCCGGCAACAGCCCCGAGCAGGTGCGCGACGACTTCGCCGCCTTCGTGCGCAAGGCCCGCGCCGTCGACCCCGGCGTGCCCATCGCCTTCATCGCGATCAAGCCCAGCATGGCGCGCAAGGCGCTGCTGCCGCAGATCCGCGCGGCGAACGACCTGGTGCGCACCTACGCCGCCACGCAGCAACAGGTGGCCTATCTCGACGTGTTCACGCCGATGCTGGGCAAGGACGGCCAGCCGCAGGCGAAGTGGTTCATCCAGGACGGGCTGCACATGAACCGCACGGGTTACGAGTTGTGGATCGGGATTGTGCGGCCCTGGGTGGATGCGCATGGGCGGTGA
- the phhA gene encoding phenylalanine 4-monooxygenase translates to MQTTAPRKVEHQQTDRGYIPVYATGVVEQPWDSYTHTDHEVWDTLYKRQREMLPGRACKEFLAGVERFGLGDGGIPKFSELNKVLAEATGWQLVAVEGLLPDEVFFDHLANRRFPVSWWIRKPDQLDYLSEPDLFHDLFGHVPLLLNPVFADYMQAYGRGGMKAFGIGPEALMNLTRLYWYTVEFGLINTAEGLRIYGAGIVSSKGESIYCLDSPAPNRIGFGLERVMSTRYKIDTYQQTYFVIDSFEQLFDVTRPDFTPIYARLKTEPAHAAADVLDSDRVFNRGTREGFASSADT, encoded by the coding sequence ATGCAAACCACCGCCCCCCGCAAGGTCGAACACCAGCAGACCGACCGCGGCTACATCCCGGTCTACGCCACCGGCGTGGTGGAGCAGCCCTGGGACAGCTACACGCACACCGACCACGAGGTGTGGGACACCCTGTACAAGCGCCAGCGCGAAATGCTGCCCGGACGCGCCTGCAAGGAGTTCCTCGCCGGCGTGGAGCGCTTCGGCCTGGGCGACGGCGGCATCCCCAAGTTCTCCGAACTCAACAAGGTGCTGGCCGAGGCCACCGGCTGGCAGCTGGTGGCGGTGGAAGGCCTGCTGCCGGACGAGGTGTTCTTCGACCACCTGGCCAACCGCCGCTTCCCGGTGAGCTGGTGGATCCGCAAGCCCGACCAGCTCGACTACCTCAGCGAACCCGACCTGTTCCACGACCTGTTCGGCCACGTGCCGCTCTTGCTCAACCCGGTGTTCGCCGACTACATGCAGGCCTACGGCCGCGGCGGCATGAAGGCGTTCGGCATCGGCCCCGAAGCGCTGATGAACCTCACGCGCCTGTACTGGTACACGGTGGAATTCGGCCTCATCAACACCGCCGAAGGCCTGCGCATCTACGGCGCCGGCATCGTCAGCTCCAAGGGCGAGTCGATCTATTGCCTGGATTCGCCCGCGCCCAACCGCATCGGCTTCGGCCTGGAGCGCGTGATGAGCACGCGCTACAAGATCGACACCTACCAGCAGACCTACTTCGTGATCGACAGCTTCGAGCAATTGTTCGATGTGACGCGGCCGGACTTCACGCCGATCTACGCCAGGCTCAAGACCGAGCCGGCACACGCGGCGGCGGACGTGCTGGACAGCGACCGCGTGTTCAACCGCGGGACGCGGGAAGGATTCGCGAGCAGCGCGGATACCTGA
- a CDS encoding Lrp/AsnC family transcriptional regulator — MTTLDRTDLRLLAVLQSEGRITNAELAERVNLSPSACLRRLQRLEADKVIAGYAAQIDPQAVGLGLQAFVRVQLVKHEAEVIERFVERVAGWDEVVACHALTGDMDYLLHIYVADLTDFSRFLLDRLLNAAGVADVNSSFVLRTVKRSPSLPLTRAGNPAPAQNVADNKR, encoded by the coding sequence ATGACCACGCTGGATCGTACCGACCTGCGCCTGCTTGCCGTGCTGCAGTCCGAAGGCCGCATCACCAATGCCGAACTGGCCGAACGGGTGAACCTGTCGCCTTCGGCCTGCCTGCGCCGCCTGCAGCGGCTGGAGGCGGACAAGGTGATCGCGGGCTACGCCGCCCAGATCGATCCGCAGGCGGTGGGCCTGGGCCTGCAGGCCTTCGTGCGCGTGCAGTTGGTGAAGCACGAGGCGGAAGTGATCGAGCGCTTCGTCGAGCGCGTCGCCGGCTGGGACGAGGTGGTGGCCTGCCATGCGCTGACCGGCGACATGGACTATCTGCTGCACATCTACGTGGCCGACCTGACGGATTTCTCGCGCTTCCTGCTCGACCGCCTGCTCAACGCCGCCGGCGTGGCCGACGTCAATTCCAGTTTCGTGCTGCGCACGGTGAAGCGCTCGCCCTCGCTGCCGCTGACGCGCGCGGGCAATCCGGCGCCTGCGCAAAATGTTGCAGACAATAAACGCTAG
- a CDS encoding lysophospholipid acyltransferase family protein has product MDTATTSPPIRDRLRLLRYLWRVPLLLLHILLAVFLAAFVMSWNRDSVMQDGREPFAHRLIRWWSTALLRIFGLRSVRFGQPLADPVLFVANHTSWIDIVLLHSQRAVCFVAKAEIARWPLVGWLAASGGTIFHRRGSNHSLAAVMQVMVERLRAGRSVAVFPEGGTGHDGVLKVFHARIFQAALDAESPLQPVALRFARGGRRIVDAGFREHESFMGNFLRLLGSAPMDAEVHFLQPVPASPDARRKMAELSRERIAAALEDRAA; this is encoded by the coding sequence ATGGATACCGCCACGACTTCCCCGCCGATCCGTGACCGCCTGCGCCTGCTGCGCTACCTGTGGCGCGTGCCGCTGCTGCTGCTGCATATCCTGCTGGCGGTTTTCCTCGCCGCGTTCGTGATGAGCTGGAACCGCGACAGCGTGATGCAGGACGGCCGCGAGCCGTTCGCGCACCGGCTGATCCGCTGGTGGTCCACTGCGCTGCTGCGGATCTTCGGCCTGCGTTCGGTGCGCTTCGGCCAGCCGCTGGCCGATCCGGTGCTGTTCGTGGCCAACCACACCTCGTGGATCGACATCGTGCTGCTGCACTCGCAGCGCGCGGTGTGCTTCGTGGCCAAGGCGGAGATCGCGCGCTGGCCGCTGGTGGGCTGGCTGGCGGCCAGCGGCGGCACCATCTTCCACCGCCGCGGCAGCAACCACTCGCTGGCGGCGGTGATGCAGGTGATGGTGGAGCGCCTGCGCGCCGGGCGCTCGGTGGCGGTGTTCCCCGAGGGCGGCACCGGCCATGACGGCGTGCTCAAGGTGTTCCACGCGCGCATTTTCCAGGCCGCGCTGGACGCCGAGTCGCCGCTGCAGCCGGTGGCGTTGCGCTTCGCGCGCGGCGGCCGGCGCATCGTCGACGCGGGCTTCCGCGAGCACGAGAGCTTCATGGGCAACTTCCTGCGCCTGCTCGGCAGCGCGCCGATGGATGCCGAGGTGCATTTCCTGCAGCCGGTGCCGGCCAGCCCCGATGCGCGCCGCAAGATGGCCGAGCTGTCGCGCGAACGCATTGCCGCGGCGCTGGAGGATCGCGCCGCATGA
- a CDS encoding alpha/beta fold hydrolase — MNLPRGKDFRPVWPLTSGHMQTMLSSSGVRRLLLPRAARAVQEGAEAVMVDGGGGVRLTGAFTAQKARPQPRGLAVLFHGWEGSVDSTYVLQTGSRLLADGWDIFRLNFRDHGDSHALNEALFHSCRLDEVVHALGDIAQRWPARPMALAGFSLGGNFALRAALHTPRLGIPLDYALAVCPIIDPGEGLFSLEETAPWFYQAYFVRKWRKSLLAKQSAFPQHNYFELAELKQNLRGLTESLVLRHTDFGSLQAYLDGYSVAGDALAAMQIPATILTARDDPVIPVDAFEQLRLPPSVELDIADYGGHCGFIRGRDMTSFTDDYIAARFNALADGNLR; from the coding sequence ATGAACCTGCCGCGCGGAAAGGACTTCCGACCGGTCTGGCCGCTCACCAGCGGGCACATGCAGACCATGCTGTCTTCCAGCGGCGTGCGCCGCCTGCTGCTGCCGCGCGCCGCCCGCGCGGTGCAGGAGGGCGCCGAGGCGGTGATGGTGGACGGCGGCGGCGGCGTGCGGCTCACCGGCGCGTTCACCGCGCAGAAGGCCCGCCCGCAGCCGCGCGGCCTTGCCGTGCTGTTCCACGGCTGGGAGGGCAGCGTCGATTCCACCTACGTGCTGCAGACCGGCAGCCGCCTGCTGGCGGACGGCTGGGACATCTTCCGGCTCAACTTCCGCGATCACGGCGACAGCCACGCCTTGAACGAGGCGCTGTTCCATTCCTGCCGCCTGGACGAGGTGGTGCACGCGCTGGGCGACATCGCGCAGCGCTGGCCGGCACGGCCGATGGCGCTGGCGGGCTTCTCGCTGGGCGGCAATTTCGCGCTGCGCGCCGCGTTGCACACGCCGCGCCTCGGCATCCCGCTCGACTATGCGCTGGCGGTGTGCCCGATCATCGATCCGGGCGAAGGCCTGTTCTCGCTGGAGGAAACCGCGCCCTGGTTCTACCAGGCCTACTTCGTGCGCAAGTGGCGCAAGTCGCTGCTCGCCAAGCAGAGCGCGTTTCCGCAGCACAACTATTTCGAACTCGCCGAGTTGAAGCAGAACCTGCGCGGCCTGACCGAATCACTGGTGCTGCGCCACACCGACTTCGGCTCGCTGCAGGCATATCTGGACGGCTATTCGGTGGCCGGGGATGCGCTGGCGGCGATGCAGATTCCCGCCACCATCCTCACCGCGCGGGACGATCCGGTGATCCCGGTGGACGCGTTCGAACAGTTGCGCCTGCCGCCGAGCGTGGAGCTCGACATCGCCGACTACGGCGGCCACTGCGGCTTCATCCGCGGCCGCGACATGACCAGCTTCACCGACGACTACATCGCGGCGCGTTTCAACGCGCTGGCCGACGGCAACCTGCGCTAG